One region of Bosea sp. 29B genomic DNA includes:
- a CDS encoding circularly permuted type 2 ATP-grasp protein has product MVAFDEMTGGEGGLRAAYGELDRWLKEAPPEMLALRRSQAELFFRRIGITFAVYGDEESTERLIPFDIIPRVLTKPEWTKLEKGLRQRVTALNMFLADVYGKKECLKAGIIPPELVYRNACYQLQMVDFQVPHGIYCHIAGIDIVRVDADTFYVLEDNARTPSGVSYMMENREVMLRLFPELFATHRVAPVDNYPDQLLATLRSVAPRSASSDPTICLLTPGQYNSAFYEHSFLADKLGVELVEGSDLLVKDDVVYMRTTQGPKRVDVIYRRIDDDFIDPLVFRSDSILGVPGIIGAYKAGNVTLANAVGTGVADDKAVYSYMPEIVKFFTGEEPILKNVPTYRCREREANAYVLDNLEKLVVKEVNGSGGYGMLVGPHASKAQLETFRQKLKDQPEGFIAQPTLALSTCPTFVASGVAPRHVDLRPYVLSGANGISCVPGGLTRVALKEGSLVVNSSQGGGTKDTWVLDA; this is encoded by the coding sequence ATGGTCGCATTCGACGAGATGACAGGGGGAGAAGGCGGCCTGCGGGCGGCCTATGGCGAACTCGATCGCTGGCTGAAGGAGGCGCCGCCCGAGATGCTGGCGCTGCGCCGCTCACAGGCCGAGCTGTTCTTTCGCCGGATCGGCATCACCTTTGCCGTCTATGGCGACGAGGAATCGACCGAGCGCCTGATCCCCTTCGACATCATCCCGCGCGTGCTGACCAAGCCGGAATGGACAAAGCTGGAGAAGGGCCTGCGCCAGCGCGTCACCGCGCTCAACATGTTCCTGGCCGACGTCTACGGGAAGAAGGAGTGCCTGAAGGCCGGGATCATCCCGCCGGAGCTAGTCTATCGCAACGCCTGCTACCAGCTGCAGATGGTCGATTTCCAGGTGCCGCACGGCATCTACTGCCACATCGCCGGCATCGACATCGTCCGCGTCGACGCCGACACCTTCTATGTGCTCGAAGACAATGCCCGCACGCCGTCGGGCGTCTCCTATATGATGGAGAATCGCGAGGTGATGCTCCGGCTCTTCCCGGAGCTCTTCGCCACGCACCGCGTCGCGCCGGTCGACAATTACCCCGACCAGTTGCTGGCGACCTTGCGCTCGGTCGCCCCGCGCTCGGCCTCTTCCGATCCGACGATCTGCCTGCTGACCCCCGGCCAGTACAATTCGGCCTTCTACGAACACTCCTTCCTGGCCGACAAGCTCGGCGTCGAACTGGTCGAAGGCTCGGACCTGCTAGTCAAGGACGACGTCGTCTACATGCGCACGACGCAGGGTCCCAAGCGCGTCGACGTGATTTACCGCCGCATCGACGACGACTTCATCGACCCGCTGGTCTTCCGCAGCGACTCGATACTCGGCGTGCCCGGCATCATCGGCGCCTACAAGGCCGGCAACGTCACGCTCGCGAATGCGGTCGGCACCGGCGTCGCCGACGACAAGGCGGTCTACAGCTACATGCCGGAAATCGTGAAGTTCTTCACCGGCGAGGAGCCGATCCTGAAGAACGTCCCGACCTATCGCTGCCGCGAGCGCGAGGCCAACGCCTATGTGCTCGACAATCTCGAGAAGCTCGTCGTCAAGGAGGTCAACGGCTCCGGCGGCTACGGCATGCTGGTCGGCCCACACGCCAGCAAGGCGCAGCTCGAGACCTTCCGCCAGAAGCTGAAGGACCAGCCCGAGGGCTTCATCGCCCAGCCGACGCTGGCGCTCTCGACCTGCCCGACCTTCGTCGCCTCGGGCGTGGCGCCACGCCATGTCGATCTGCGCCCCTATGTCCTCTCCGGCGCCAACGGCATCTCTTGCGTCCCCGGCGGCCTGACCCGCGTCGCGCTCAAGGAGGGCTCGCTCGTGGTCAATTCCAGCCAGGGCGGCGGCACCAAGGACACCTGGGTGCTCGACGCATGA
- a CDS encoding exopolysaccharide biosynthesis protein → MSSPLRTSGLLIALAHLPGPRVAIRDIVAALRDRAYALLVVLLGLPNCLPMPPPIPLVCGLVLAFVAAQMLMARATPWLPQRLLNRSIAQTDLARAVERALPPLIRLERFSKPRLTMLGGPFALPVLGAVLLFLALGLIVAAPFIGQIPLGLAVCLVGLGLVERDGVLIIAGAVVGAVGLALSAGFAYALVSWLASFF, encoded by the coding sequence TTGTCCTCCCCCTTGCGCACCTCCGGACTGCTGATCGCGCTCGCTCATCTGCCGGGCCCGCGCGTTGCTATCCGCGACATCGTCGCGGCGCTGCGCGACCGGGCCTATGCGTTGCTCGTCGTGCTGCTCGGCCTGCCGAACTGCCTGCCGATGCCGCCGCCGATCCCGCTGGTCTGCGGCCTGGTCCTCGCCTTCGTCGCCGCGCAGATGCTGATGGCGCGGGCGACGCCCTGGCTGCCGCAACGGCTGCTGAACCGCAGCATCGCCCAGACGGACCTTGCGCGCGCCGTCGAACGCGCCTTGCCGCCGCTGATCCGGCTCGAGCGCTTCTCGAAGCCGCGGCTGACTATGCTGGGCGGCCCCTTCGCGCTGCCGGTGCTTGGCGCAGTACTGCTGTTCCTGGCGCTCGGGCTGATTGTGGCCGCGCCCTTCATCGGCCAGATCCCGCTTGGGCTCGCGGTCTGCCTGGTTGGGCTCGGCCTGGTCGAGCGTGACGGCGTGCTGATCATCGCCGGGGCCGTGGTCGGCGCGGTCGGCCTCGCTTTGTCGGCGGGGTTCGCCTATGCGCTGGTGAGCTGGCTCGCGAGCTTCTTCTAA
- a CDS encoding transglutaminase family protein, translating into MRIRISHSIAYSYAEPVRQLRQVLRLTPRDHEGQHVVSWRIAPNIDGRLHAGQDPFGNITHDFSAEGPIEGYTIEINGLVETVDLAGAVRGTVEKVPPDVFMRDTLLTQANEAVRALAGTAAGRGGSDLTKLHALMETINAEIRCIPTADHLGIGAAACAKAGEGIPQDVAHVFMTCARLLGAPARYVSGYVAASETLPHADGAHAWAEAWLPDYGWIGFDAANGLCPIDTHVRVAAGLDFADAAPVRGARTGGQGESLLVEVSAQAAKPRFQGQ; encoded by the coding sequence ATGCGGATCCGGATTTCCCACAGCATCGCCTACTCTTATGCCGAGCCGGTGCGTCAGCTTCGGCAGGTACTGCGGCTGACGCCGCGCGATCATGAGGGCCAGCACGTCGTCTCCTGGCGGATCGCGCCCAATATCGACGGACGCCTGCATGCCGGACAGGATCCGTTTGGCAACATCACCCACGACTTCTCGGCTGAGGGCCCGATCGAAGGCTATACGATCGAGATCAACGGCCTGGTCGAGACGGTCGATCTCGCGGGCGCGGTCCGCGGCACGGTCGAGAAGGTGCCGCCGGACGTGTTCATGCGCGACACTCTCCTGACGCAAGCCAACGAGGCGGTGCGGGCGCTCGCGGGCACCGCCGCCGGCCGCGGCGGCAGCGACCTCACCAAGCTGCACGCTCTCATGGAGACGATCAACGCCGAGATTCGCTGCATCCCGACGGCCGACCATCTCGGCATCGGCGCCGCGGCCTGCGCGAAAGCCGGCGAAGGCATCCCACAGGACGTCGCCCATGTCTTCATGACCTGCGCCCGCCTGCTCGGCGCGCCGGCGCGCTATGTCTCCGGCTATGTCGCGGCCTCGGAAACCCTCCCGCATGCCGACGGCGCCCATGCCTGGGCCGAGGCCTGGCTGCCCGATTATGGCTGGATCGGTTTCGATGCCGCCAATGGGCTCTGCCCAATCGACACCCATGTGCGCGTCGCCGCCGGGCTCGACTTCGCCGACGCCGCCCCGGTGCGCGGCGCCCGTACCGGAGGCCAGGGCGAAAGCCTCCTGGTCGAGGTCAGCGCCCAGGCGGCCAAGCCCCGTTTCCAGGGACAGTAG
- a CDS encoding NAD(P)H-dependent oxidoreductase — MRILSLVAHPRESSFCHAISNRVRTVLSDAGHVVIHHDLYAEGFDPCLKADEAYTIGDTLETAFARAEDPVVRQHQSNIAAADGLLVVHPNWWGKPPAILSGWMDRVLVPGVAYRLSTAAGLPEGLLAIRTALILNTSDTPAQREEKELGDPLEAIWGRCVLPYCGVETYTRHVFRPVVGSSDDERARWLTEAETVGRTLFAPGR, encoded by the coding sequence ATGCGCATTCTGTCCCTGGTCGCTCATCCTCGCGAGTCGAGTTTCTGCCATGCGATTTCGAACCGTGTTCGGACCGTGCTGTCGGATGCCGGACACGTTGTCATCCATCACGATCTTTACGCCGAAGGGTTCGATCCCTGTCTGAAGGCGGATGAAGCTTACACGATCGGCGATACGCTCGAGACGGCGTTCGCGCGCGCCGAAGACCCGGTTGTTCGACAGCATCAGTCCAATATCGCGGCTGCTGATGGCTTGCTTGTCGTCCATCCGAACTGGTGGGGTAAGCCACCCGCGATTTTATCGGGCTGGATGGATCGCGTTCTGGTTCCAGGCGTAGCCTATCGCCTGAGCACTGCGGCTGGTTTGCCGGAGGGGCTGCTGGCGATCCGGACTGCGCTCATCCTGAACACCTCCGACACTCCAGCGCAGCGCGAGGAGAAGGAGTTGGGTGATCCGCTCGAAGCGATCTGGGGGCGCTGTGTACTGCCGTATTGCGGCGTGGAGACCTATACCCGGCATGTTTTTCGGCCGGTCGTCGGCAGCTCCGACGATGAGCGGGCCCGTTGGCTCACCGAGGCCGAAACCGTCGGCCGGACGCTGTTTGCCCCGGGTCGATAG
- a CDS encoding peptidase: protein MTYCAGILVQDGLVMIADTRTNAGLDDISTFRKLHVFSWPGERTMALATAGNLSVTQSVVSLLHEGISNPETGEVETLQNAPSMFRAAQLVGRAVRIVRETDGEALREAGLKYDMSLLFGGQIVGQPMRLFMVYSAGNFIECGMDAPFLQIGEHKYGKPILDRAVTFKSHLYDALKVGLISMDSTMRSNLGVGLPIDIIVLRRDAAAPELNRRIEAGEPYFHDLRERWSAALRAAHMAIPRPPYEPTGE from the coding sequence TTGACCTATTGCGCCGGCATCCTCGTCCAGGACGGGCTCGTGATGATCGCCGACACCCGCACCAATGCCGGGCTCGACGACATCTCGACTTTCCGCAAGCTGCACGTCTTCTCCTGGCCGGGCGAGCGGACGATGGCGCTCGCCACCGCCGGCAACCTCTCGGTCACGCAGTCGGTCGTCAGCCTGCTCCATGAAGGCATTTCCAATCCGGAGACGGGCGAGGTCGAGACGCTGCAGAACGCGCCCTCGATGTTCCGCGCCGCGCAGCTCGTCGGCCGCGCCGTGCGCATCGTGCGCGAGACCGATGGCGAGGCGTTGCGCGAGGCCGGTCTCAAATACGACATGTCGCTGCTGTTCGGCGGCCAGATCGTCGGCCAACCGATGCGGCTCTTCATGGTCTATTCGGCCGGCAACTTCATCGAATGCGGCATGGACGCGCCCTTTCTGCAGATCGGCGAGCACAAATACGGCAAGCCGATCCTCGACCGCGCCGTCACCTTCAAGTCGCATCTCTACGACGCGCTCAAGGTCGGGCTGATCTCGATGGATTCGACCATGCGCTCGAATCTCGGCGTCGGCCTGCCGATCGATATCATCGTGCTCCGGCGCGATGCGGCAGCGCCTGAGCTCAACCGCCGCATCGAGGCCGGCGAGCCCTATTTCCATGATCTGCGCGAGCGCTGGTCCGCCGCTCTACGCGCCGCTCATATGGCGATCCCGCGCCCGCCCTATGAGCCGACCGGCGAATAG
- a CDS encoding alpha-E domain-containing protein: MLSRTADSLYWVSRYVERAEYLARILDATTRLTNLPSAYGGAGTEWQSAVATAGCEETFAKAYGEANERNVCDFLSFNPDNPTSIRNCFALARSNARAVRTALTSEMWDALNGAWLELQRFERRRMDREEFARFLDWVKNVSLTFDGSAYRTMLRDDGYWFSRLGVNIERADNTARILDVKYHVLLPETEQVGGSLDYFQWTTMLREVSALTAYHWVYRQAVKPTLIADLLILNKRMPRSLASCYENISRFLDQIGDAYNRHGPAQRQARKTLTNFDNTPIEQVLQRGLHEFIEDFITENNRLGHVIVEQYLQ, encoded by the coding sequence ATGCTTTCCCGTACAGCCGACAGTCTCTACTGGGTCTCGCGCTATGTGGAGCGGGCCGAGTACCTCGCCCGCATTCTCGATGCCACCACTCGCCTGACCAACCTGCCCTCCGCCTATGGCGGCGCCGGCACCGAATGGCAGAGCGCGGTCGCCACCGCCGGCTGCGAGGAGACCTTCGCCAAGGCCTATGGCGAGGCCAATGAGCGCAATGTCTGCGATTTCCTCAGCTTCAACCCGGACAACCCGACCTCGATCCGCAACTGCTTCGCGCTTGCCCGCTCGAACGCCCGCGCCGTCCGCACCGCGCTGACCTCGGAGATGTGGGATGCGCTCAACGGCGCCTGGCTCGAGCTCCAGCGCTTCGAGCGCAGGCGCATGGACCGCGAGGAGTTCGCCCGCTTCCTGGACTGGGTGAAGAACGTTTCACTGACCTTCGACGGCTCGGCCTACCGGACCATGCTGCGCGACGACGGCTACTGGTTCTCACGCCTCGGCGTGAACATCGAACGGGCCGACAACACCGCCCGCATCCTCGACGTGAAATACCATGTTCTCCTGCCCGAGACCGAGCAGGTCGGCGGCTCGCTCGACTATTTCCAGTGGACGACGATGCTGCGCGAGGTCTCGGCGCTGACGGCCTATCACTGGGTCTACCGCCAGGCTGTGAAGCCGACGCTGATCGCCGACCTTCTGATCCTCAACAAGCGCATGCCGCGTTCGCTGGCGAGCTGCTACGAGAACATCTCGCGCTTTCTCGACCAGATCGGCGATGCCTATAACCGGCATGGCCCAGCCCAGCGCCAGGCCCGCAAGACGCTGACCAATTTCGACAACACACCGATCGAGCAGGTACTCCAGCGCGGGCTGCACGAATTCATCGAGGACTTCATCACCGAGAACAACCGCCTCGGACACGTCATCGTCGAACAATATCTGCAGTAA
- a CDS encoding EAL domain-containing protein, with product MTNTESSARMLTRTLATLAGAFALVLAAVLGVMSAMVSDTNQLEATRQRDRVETALATQVRLRQLRFENLQAAGVLQPILNSLLPSVTLQWAFAQVSNRFLDFDGTYLVTTSGRILAGVQHGETATQADYDALARIRPDLPGGAAQTEPHGIGEGPVTARLIQNGADIVGVMTADLRKGEQTGRPQSPESAAFIVGYRKVTQAQLNELGLRYRLPQLAVVTERPVNPLGRRDISSPDGSVNAWLSWTPERPGDAMIHQFAWALGAVVLLFVALFAYVFHRLRNAAQQIAARESQIHRLAGQDELSGLPNRRTFDLRLDQEIAQLGRTKSGLAVLLLDLDRFKAVNDTYGHNAGDELIRQAARRLTTVLRLGDTVARLGGDEFGIIQTHMEAPNASAVLGQRILDALTEPFEIGGVAVSIGCSIGIAHAPRDGADRSTLLRLADTALYQAKNEGRNRYSFFEPQMNRALHLKRMVEEDLRNAIARDQLLLHYQPQVSIDGSTIVGVEALVRWPHPEHGMIPPSEFIGIAEERGLIVPLSEWVLRRACEQARQWPGIKLAVNVSPIQFRHKDFVASVIRVLKETGFDPERLELELTEGVVVEDADAAEAAMMDLRAHGVSLALDDFGTGYSSLIYLRRFAFDKIKIDRSFLEYMEATGESAILVHSVVHLGRALGLRVCAEGVETAEQHRFLQAIGCHELQGFLFSKGVPPEEIGRLLTLDRPFEQALAA from the coding sequence ATGACGAACACCGAATCGTCGGCACGGATGCTGACACGCACGCTGGCGACATTGGCCGGTGCGTTCGCGCTCGTCCTGGCGGCGGTACTCGGCGTGATGTCGGCCATGGTGAGCGACACCAACCAGCTCGAAGCCACCCGCCAGCGCGACCGTGTCGAGACGGCGCTGGCGACGCAGGTGCGCCTGCGCCAGCTACGCTTCGAGAATCTGCAGGCCGCGGGCGTGTTGCAGCCGATCCTCAACAGCCTCCTGCCGAGCGTCACACTGCAATGGGCCTTCGCCCAGGTCAGCAATCGCTTCCTCGATTTCGACGGCACCTATCTGGTGACCACCTCCGGCCGCATCCTCGCCGGCGTCCAGCATGGCGAAACCGCAACCCAGGCCGACTACGACGCCCTGGCCCGGATCAGGCCGGACCTGCCTGGCGGCGCGGCTCAGACAGAACCACATGGCATCGGCGAAGGTCCGGTCACCGCCAGGCTGATCCAGAACGGCGCCGACATCGTCGGTGTCATGACCGCCGACCTGCGCAAGGGCGAGCAGACCGGCCGTCCCCAGTCTCCCGAGTCGGCAGCCTTCATCGTTGGCTATCGCAAGGTGACGCAGGCCCAGCTCAACGAGCTCGGCCTGCGCTATCGCCTTCCCCAGCTGGCAGTCGTGACCGAACGCCCCGTCAACCCGCTGGGACGGCGCGACATCTCCTCGCCCGACGGCTCCGTCAACGCCTGGCTGAGCTGGACGCCGGAGCGGCCGGGCGATGCGATGATCCACCAGTTCGCCTGGGCACTCGGCGCAGTCGTCCTGCTGTTCGTCGCCCTGTTCGCCTATGTCTTCCATCGCCTGCGCAACGCCGCCCAGCAGATCGCCGCACGCGAGAGCCAGATCCATCGCCTCGCCGGCCAGGACGAACTCTCCGGCCTGCCCAACCGCCGCACTTTCGACCTCCGGCTCGACCAGGAAATCGCCCAGCTCGGTCGGACCAAGAGCGGGCTCGCCGTGCTGCTGCTCGACCTCGACCGCTTCAAGGCCGTCAACGACACCTACGGCCACAATGCCGGCGACGAGCTGATCCGTCAGGCCGCCAGGCGCCTGACCACCGTCCTGCGGCTGGGCGACACGGTGGCTCGCCTCGGCGGCGACGAGTTCGGCATCATCCAGACCCATATGGAGGCGCCTAACGCCAGTGCCGTGCTCGGCCAGCGCATCCTCGACGCTCTAACCGAGCCTTTCGAGATCGGCGGCGTCGCCGTCAGCATCGGCTGCTCGATCGGCATCGCCCATGCACCGCGCGACGGCGCCGATCGCAGCACGCTGCTGCGCCTTGCCGACACCGCGCTCTATCAGGCCAAGAACGAAGGCCGGAACCGCTACTCCTTCTTCGAGCCGCAGATGAACCGGGCGCTGCATCTCAAGCGCATGGTCGAGGAAGACCTGCGCAACGCCATCGCCCGCGACCAGTTGCTGCTGCACTACCAGCCGCAGGTCTCGATCGACGGCTCCACCATCGTCGGCGTCGAGGCGCTGGTGCGCTGGCCGCATCCCGAACACGGGATGATCCCTCCGTCCGAGTTCATCGGCATCGCCGAAGAGCGCGGCCTGATCGTGCCGCTCAGCGAGTGGGTGCTGCGCCGCGCCTGCGAGCAGGCCCGGCAATGGCCTGGCATCAAGCTCGCCGTCAACGTCTCGCCGATCCAGTTTCGCCACAAGGATTTCGTCGCTAGCGTGATCCGTGTGCTCAAGGAGACCGGCTTCGATCCCGAGCGGCTCGAGCTGGAGCTGACCGAGGGCGTCGTGGTCGAGGACGCCGATGCGGCCGAAGCCGCGATGATGGACCTGCGCGCCCATGGCGTCAGCCTGGCGCTCGACGATTTCGGCACCGGCTATTCGAGCCTGATCTATCTGCGCCGCTTCGCCTTCGACAAGATCAAGATCGACCGCTCCTTCCTCGAATACATGGAAGCGACCGGCGAATCGGCGATCCTCGTCCATTCGGTCGTGCATCTCGGCCGGGCGCTCGGCCTGCGCGTCTGCGCCGAGGGCGTCGAGACGGCCGAGCAGCACCGTTTCCTGCAGGCGATCGGCTGCCACGAATTGCAGGGCTTCCTGTTCTCCAAGGGTGTGCCGCCCGAGGAGATCGGCCGCCTGTTGACACTCGACCGGCCGTTCGAGCAGGCGCTCGCCGCCTGA
- a CDS encoding usg protein, whose product MVSQDFLRQLAGYGLTTARILYRMPDHPDFLQAYVWQEYDLAPRFPELHKFLDFWRRELDGPLHSITVAHSHLIRPAEIVNVNGVLTLH is encoded by the coding sequence ATGGTCTCGCAGGATTTCCTACGCCAACTTGCAGGTTACGGGCTGACGACAGCCAGGATCCTCTACCGCATGCCCGATCATCCCGACTTCCTGCAGGCTTACGTCTGGCAGGAATACGACCTCGCCCCGCGCTTCCCGGAGCTACACAAGTTCCTCGATTTCTGGCGGCGCGAGCTCGACGGGCCGCTGCATTCGATCACCGTGGCGCATTCGCACCTCATTCGCCCGGCCGAGATCGTCAATGTGAACGGCGTATTGACGTTGCACTGA
- the bcsS gene encoding cellulose biosynthesis protein BcsS, producing MAWGVAKRSGLLARGFGAVVALASSPLKADPALMERSPLSLAIFGSLEADASKTYGSVGLKWAFGNSGGLDASGFRLGLKWGESVEPAQRKPTQGRLYKTEFDALLGYEWRIDDTFLSLSAGPEIEARYSENRGKRSFEQRGMLRLQADLWSKPSENWLVQANAYAIPGDRSRYWGRLAGGWRLLDELYLGPEIEAYRERDYHKLRLGLHLTGLRLFGLDWRLASGVQKTRDDKAGAYVTLGLLWKR from the coding sequence GTGGCGTGGGGGGTCGCGAAGCGTTCGGGGCTGCTCGCGCGTGGCTTCGGCGCGGTGGTTGCGCTCGCCTCCTCGCCCTTGAAAGCCGATCCGGCCCTGATGGAGCGCAGCCCGCTCTCGCTGGCGATCTTCGGCTCGCTCGAAGCCGACGCCAGCAAGACCTACGGCTCAGTCGGGCTGAAATGGGCGTTCGGCAACAGCGGTGGGCTCGACGCCAGCGGCTTCCGCCTCGGCCTGAAATGGGGCGAGAGCGTCGAGCCGGCCCAGCGCAAGCCGACGCAGGGGCGCCTCTACAAGACCGAGTTCGACGCGCTGCTCGGCTATGAATGGCGGATCGACGATACGTTCCTGTCGCTCTCGGCCGGCCCCGAGATCGAGGCCCGCTATAGCGAGAACCGCGGCAAGCGCAGCTTCGAGCAGCGCGGCATGTTGCGCCTGCAGGCCGATCTCTGGTCGAAACCCTCCGAGAACTGGCTCGTGCAGGCCAATGCCTATGCGATCCCTGGCGATCGCAGCCGCTATTGGGGGCGCCTAGCCGGAGGCTGGCGGCTGCTGGATGAGCTTTATCTCGGCCCCGAGATCGAGGCCTATCGCGAGCGCGACTATCACAAGCTGCGGCTCGGCCTGCACCTCACCGGCCTGCGGCTCTTCGGCCTGGACTGGCGCCTGGCCAGCGGCGTCCAGAAGACGCGCGACGACAAGGCCGGCGCCTATGTGACGCTCGGGCTGCTCTGGAAGCGGTGA
- a CDS encoding tripartite tricarboxylate transporter substrate binding protein: MAGGDAQQIAVFWEDEMRQLLWRVCRRLSALAGVFLFAFAPAADAQTGSEKYPDRPIKIIVPFPAGGSVDALARVVAHSLSERWGQQVIVEARPGASTMVGTGAAAKAEPDGYTLLMTVSNLTTNPALYAKVAYDAQRDFAPIAMLARTPVVLYATPSLPANDLVELVALAKTKQGGVDFGSAGVGTMTHLTAEQFKIASGAPMTHVLYRGGAPALNDLIAGHLALQFGTVGQAYEQYRAGQVKALAISSAERYPSMKETPTFAEQGFDVVVTEWYGLFAPAATPKPIIAKLNAELKRIMASPDVGKRMSSIELTHSTPEELDAFVRAETERWGALIKKIGITAQ; encoded by the coding sequence TTGGCCGGCGGCGATGCGCAACAGATCGCGGTCTTCTGGGAGGATGAGATGCGGCAGCTTCTTTGGCGCGTATGCAGGCGGCTGTCTGCGCTGGCGGGCGTTTTCCTTTTTGCGTTCGCTCCCGCGGCCGACGCGCAAACTGGGTCTGAGAAATATCCGGATCGTCCGATCAAGATCATCGTGCCGTTTCCGGCCGGCGGTTCGGTCGATGCGCTGGCGCGGGTGGTGGCGCACAGCCTGTCGGAGCGATGGGGTCAGCAGGTGATCGTCGAGGCTCGGCCTGGCGCAAGCACGATGGTCGGCACCGGAGCGGCGGCGAAGGCGGAGCCCGACGGCTACACGCTGCTCATGACGGTGAGCAACCTCACCACCAATCCGGCGCTCTATGCGAAGGTCGCGTATGACGCGCAGCGCGATTTCGCGCCCATCGCCATGCTCGCGCGCACGCCAGTGGTGCTATACGCCACGCCGTCGCTGCCCGCGAACGATCTGGTCGAACTCGTCGCGCTGGCGAAGACCAAGCAGGGAGGCGTCGATTTCGGTTCCGCCGGCGTCGGCACCATGACGCATTTGACCGCCGAACAGTTCAAGATCGCATCGGGCGCCCCGATGACGCATGTGCTCTATCGCGGCGGCGCGCCGGCGTTGAACGATCTCATCGCCGGTCATCTCGCCTTGCAATTTGGCACCGTCGGCCAAGCTTATGAACAATATCGTGCGGGCCAGGTCAAAGCGCTCGCGATCTCGTCGGCTGAGCGTTATCCCTCGATGAAGGAGACGCCGACCTTCGCCGAGCAGGGCTTCGACGTCGTCGTCACCGAATGGTACGGCCTGTTCGCGCCGGCGGCGACGCCAAAGCCGATCATCGCCAAGCTCAACGCCGAACTGAAACGCATCATGGCCTCGCCGGATGTTGGCAAGCGCATGAGTTCGATCGAGCTGACGCATTCGACGCCGGAGGAGCTCGACGCCTTCGTGCGAGCCGAAACCGAGCGCTGGGGCGCGCTGATCAAGAAGATAGGCATCACGGCGCAGTGA